The Candidatus Neomarinimicrobiota bacterium genome includes the window GACGTAGGGCATGATGCCCCTCTTTTCCAGTTTATCTACCGGCGCTCTAAAGGTAACCTGGACTACACCGGGAGCCCGACCAATTTCAATAGCACCTGTAATTGTGGCGCGGTTCTGTACTTCGGGAACGCTTACCTCCAGGAAATCAGCAGCTCTTTGCAGTCCATTCTCCGTCGCAGCATTCAGGTCTCCCCCAGTACCTACAAAAGAAATAGGTGCTGATGCTTCTAGGGATTCTAGACCCCAAGCAATTGCTACTGTTTCAGCTTTTTCTCTCTCTTCATCGGTAAGCGGCTGCGCAAGGTAGGGTAGATCTTCTTTGACAGGGAGAATAATGGGTCCATCGATATCCAGTCCTTTGAGAACGTGGACTTGCAGATTCACTGTACCGGAGACATCTGTGGTGTGACCTGCGATCTCACCGTCGCCCTGCATGGCGTGCATATCACCCAGGTAGACACCACCACCCGGCACCTTAACGGGACAGATGAGGATGGAGCCAGCCCGGACAGCGTCAATATCCATATGGCCGTCTGTACGGTGGACAAGATCATCCGCCTCAATACCATAGGCGTGAGGTGCGCCTACGAGGAACGTACCGAAGTCACCAGCGTTATGTGAATCGGGCATGGCTATGGCCGGAGTAGTGCCCAGTTGGCCCATGAAAGGTCGAAGTCTTGCAACAACTCCCACTAGATCGCTAGGACAGAATGCCAGGATTGGATTCTGTACAGATTTTTCAGGAAGGGCGGCATAGTGTGCAGCACTCTTTCCCACCTCCTCAGCAGCTTTTTTGTGAAGAGTTACACCAATCTCGCGATTATTGTCAAAAAATATGGTGTATCCGTTGGTGAAAGTAAATGGCGTTACGTCGTTCCCACACTTTGCGCATCGGACAGATTCCTGACCGATACCCTCTAATCGGGTCTCGGGCCATACTTCATCACAGGTAGGGCATTTACCGGCCACATAGGGGTCCCCTAGAAAACGGTTTTCCATCCATTGGTCATTGCCTGAAGATGTGGCCATGGAGGTGACAGAGATATCTTTTATACGAATTGCAATGGCGTCACCTACTTCGGCTCCGGAAACATAAACCGGTTTGGTTACTTCATGACCGCCCCGAATGGACGGTGTAATCATAGGTCCCCAACAGCCCGGGGTAGTATTCACCATAATATGGCCGCCGTCTTTTACAGGGCCTAACATAGTTTTTTTAGGATCCAAAACGCCATCGACAAATTCGTCTACATAAACAGTCTCGTGACCATTAGTCTGTGTTACCTTTTTTTCCTTTACATCAGCTTTTGCCATCATTAAATCCTCCTTGGCATGGTTAGTTATTTTTAGCCACCGGCTGCCGGGCTGAGAAAAGCGATGTTTTCGCCCTGGCTTACTTTTTGATCCAAATTCACCATCTTTCCAGAAACAACGGGAAGTGTACCATCAAGCCGATCTTCAAGATCCGGATGATTTTTCTTTATTTTTTCTTTAACATCAAAGATGGTAGATGATTCACCTACTGTAACACTCACTCTGTTGGTTCCCAATGTATTAGCCATCTGGGAATCCAAACGTACATTGACCGTAATCATTTTATTTGATGAATTATCCATTATTTATTGATTAAAGGCCTGGACCTTTTATGATTCAATAAAAGGTCAAAAGTCTCACCCC containing:
- a CDS encoding acetamidase/formamidase family protein, producing MMAKADVKEKKVTQTNGHETVYVDEFVDGVLDPKKTMLGPVKDGGHIMVNTTPGCWGPMITPSIRGGHEVTKPVYVSGAEVGDAIAIRIKDISVTSMATSSGNDQWMENRFLGDPYVAGKCPTCDEVWPETRLEGIGQESVRCAKCGNDVTPFTFTNGYTIFFDNNREIGVTLHKKAAEEVGKSAAHYAALPEKSVQNPILAFCPSDLVGVVARLRPFMGQLGTTPAIAMPDSHNAGDFGTFLVGAPHAYGIEADDLVHRTDGHMDIDAVRAGSILICPVKVPGGGVYLGDMHAMQGDGEIAGHTTDVSGTVNLQVHVLKGLDIDGPIILPVKEDLPYLAQPLTDEEREKAETVAIAWGLESLEASAPISFVGTGGDLNAATENGLQRAADFLEVSVPEVQNRATITGAIEIGRAPGVVQVTFRAPVDKLEKRGIMPYV
- a CDS encoding MoaD/ThiS family protein translates to MDNSSNKMITVNVRLDSQMANTLGTNRVSVTVGESSTIFDVKEKIKKNHPDLEDRLDGTLPVVSGKMVNLDQKVSQGENIAFLSPAAGG